In Listeria monocytogenes, the following proteins share a genomic window:
- a CDS encoding glucosamine-6-phosphate deaminase, producing MKIIVEKDYENMSKTTMQLLLGKMYQDKLVHLAITAGSTPKRMYELMVEEMKEKAPLTNVSYYNFDEIPIGDEKYGVTIANLKAMYFDPAGIPEEQIHMLDTKNYTDHEAHLKAVGGLDAILIGIGEDGHFCGNLPGVTKFGDETRLVSVQSRPDMFDILLGEVGGDAEKVPEYYVTMGPKSVMHAKEVILFANGKKKAAIIKKALQGPVTENIPSSIFQLHPNFTVVLDEEAASELNI from the coding sequence ATGAAAATTATTGTGGAAAAAGATTACGAAAATATGAGTAAAACAACGATGCAACTGCTTTTAGGGAAAATGTATCAAGACAAGTTGGTTCATTTAGCCATCACAGCAGGCTCCACACCGAAGCGAATGTACGAACTGATGGTGGAAGAAATGAAAGAAAAAGCACCACTGACAAATGTAAGCTATTATAATTTTGACGAAATTCCAATTGGAGACGAAAAATACGGCGTGACAATTGCCAATTTAAAAGCGATGTACTTTGATCCGGCGGGAATTCCAGAAGAACAAATTCACATGCTAGATACGAAAAACTATACAGACCATGAAGCGCATTTGAAAGCAGTTGGCGGTTTGGACGCGATTTTAATCGGGATTGGTGAAGATGGTCACTTCTGCGGGAACTTACCTGGCGTAACCAAATTCGGCGATGAAACCCGACTTGTTTCCGTTCAATCACGCCCAGATATGTTCGATATTTTGCTCGGAGAAGTTGGCGGCGATGCAGAAAAAGTCCCCGAATACTATGTAACAATGGGACCAAAAAGCGTCATGCACGCAAAAGAAGTCATCCTATTCGCAAACGGTAAGAAAAAAGCAGCGATTATCAAAAAAGCCCTACAAGGCCCAGTGACAGAAAACATTCCAAGCTCGATTTTCCAGTTACACCCTAATTTTACAGTGGTGCTGGACGAGGAAGCGGCGAGTGAGTTGAATATTTAA
- the mbcS gene encoding acyl-CoA synthetase MbcS: protein MNSENLIAPELYNITDEIAKFSSEKTALIWKNEHNETKTWSYRHLLEQANKFANVVKDAGIKKGDHVIVMTPRLLETYAIYMGLWKAGAIIIPASELLKAHDLEYRIHHANVKAIVSYNGMTAEFDKIESIPSVSKKIIVGEKLSGWDHYETLMEAASTEFERVETSRDDACLLAFTSGTTGNPKGVVHIHGWGYAHIRIAADHWLDIHEDDIVWATAGPGWQKWVWSPFLSVLGKGATGFIYNGRFIPEKQLHLLEEEKINVLCCTPTEYRLMAKVNNLREHDLSSLRSAVSAGEPLNREVIQVFQDNFDIKVRDGYGQTESTLLIGTLVDTPIRPGSMGKPIMPEYMAIIDADGNPVGVGEIGDIAMRRDFPALFKEYYKEPERLQKAIRGDYFVSGDRAIRDEDNYYWFQGRNDDIIISSGYTIGPFEVEDALTHHPAVKEVAVVASPDEIRGTVVKAFIVLKDGYEGTEDLVHELQTFTKEQTAPYKYPRRIEFVEALPKTDSGKIRRVELRDAEFASVHG, encoded by the coding sequence ATGAATTCAGAAAATTTAATCGCTCCAGAACTTTATAATATTACCGACGAGATTGCTAAATTCAGTTCTGAAAAAACTGCTTTAATTTGGAAAAATGAGCATAACGAAACAAAAACTTGGAGTTACCGCCACCTGCTTGAACAAGCGAACAAATTTGCCAATGTTGTCAAAGACGCAGGCATAAAAAAAGGTGACCACGTTATCGTCATGACACCTAGATTACTCGAAACTTACGCAATTTACATGGGCTTATGGAAAGCTGGTGCCATTATCATCCCGGCATCCGAGCTACTTAAAGCGCACGATTTAGAATACCGCATCCACCACGCAAACGTAAAAGCAATCGTTTCTTACAATGGAATGACTGCTGAATTTGATAAAATTGAAAGCATCCCTTCTGTTTCGAAAAAAATTATTGTTGGGGAGAAATTATCCGGCTGGGATCACTACGAAACATTAATGGAAGCCGCTTCAACCGAATTTGAACGCGTGGAAACTTCGCGCGATGATGCTTGTCTGCTTGCATTCACGAGTGGAACAACAGGTAATCCTAAAGGCGTTGTACATATTCACGGCTGGGGTTACGCGCATATTCGTATCGCTGCTGATCATTGGCTCGATATTCACGAAGACGATATCGTTTGGGCCACAGCTGGTCCTGGTTGGCAAAAATGGGTTTGGTCTCCTTTCCTTTCTGTACTCGGAAAAGGTGCCACTGGATTCATTTACAACGGTCGTTTCATTCCAGAAAAACAACTTCATTTACTGGAAGAAGAAAAAATCAACGTGCTCTGCTGTACGCCGACAGAATATCGCTTAATGGCAAAGGTTAATAATTTGCGCGAACATGATTTAAGTTCCCTTCGTAGCGCCGTATCAGCAGGAGAACCTCTAAACCGCGAAGTTATTCAAGTTTTCCAAGATAATTTTGATATTAAAGTTCGCGACGGCTACGGCCAAACGGAAAGCACGCTGTTGATTGGAACACTTGTTGATACGCCGATTCGCCCTGGTTCAATGGGCAAACCAATTATGCCTGAATACATGGCGATTATTGATGCTGACGGAAATCCAGTTGGTGTCGGTGAAATTGGTGATATCGCGATGCGTAGAGATTTCCCAGCACTTTTCAAGGAGTACTATAAAGAACCAGAACGTTTGCAAAAAGCGATTCGTGGCGATTACTTTGTTTCTGGTGACCGCGCTATCCGCGATGAAGATAATTATTACTGGTTCCAAGGCCGGAATGACGATATTATTATCAGCTCTGGCTACACGATTGGCCCGTTCGAAGTCGAGGACGCGCTCACACATCACCCAGCCGTAAAAGAAGTCGCTGTTGTCGCAAGTCCTGATGAAATCCGCGGTACGGTCGTAAAAGCATTCATCGTCTTAAAAGATGGTTACGAGGGCACGGAAGATCTTGTGCACGAATTACAAACATTTACGAAAGAACAAACTGCTCCGTATAAATATCCGCGCCGGATTGAGTTTGTTGAGGCGTTACCGAAAACTGATTCTGGTAAAATTCGCCGCGTTGAGTTGCGTGATGCGGAGTTTGCTAGTGTGCATGGATAA
- a CDS encoding cytochrome ubiquinol oxidase subunit I: MDKLFLARFQFASTTIFHFLFVPLSIGLVFMVALMETLYVVKGKEIYKKMSKFWGHIFLINFAVGVVTGIIQEFQFGMNWSDYSRFVGDVFGAPLAIEALLAFFMESTFIGLWIFGWDKLSKKLHLACIWLVSIGTIMSSFWILAANSFMQHPVGFEFKNGRAEMNDFLQLITNGQLLVEFPHVIFGAFATGAFFIAGVSAYKMLKKQDVAFFKRSFQIAMVMAVIGGFGVAFSGHSQAQYLVKTQPMKMAATEGIWEDTADPAPWTMIAKINPEEKKNEWEVNVPYALSFLSYGTLTGSVEGMNTLQKQYEEKYGEGDYIPPVKTAFWSFRIMVGAGMLMILFALIGIVLAWKKKLVNAKWYLRFMIPMIGFPFLANSMGWIMTEIGRQPWVVFGYMKTADAVSPNVSSGQILFSIIAFSTIYTILAILLVYLFIREIKKGPDGHKPEKAEISVDPFDKGDESFVTK, from the coding sequence GTGGATAAACTATTTTTAGCCCGTTTTCAATTCGCATCAACAACGATTTTCCATTTCTTATTTGTACCACTTTCAATTGGACTTGTATTTATGGTTGCTCTTATGGAAACGTTGTATGTCGTGAAGGGGAAAGAAATTTACAAAAAAATGTCGAAGTTTTGGGGTCACATATTCCTCATTAACTTCGCGGTCGGTGTCGTAACCGGTATTATTCAAGAATTCCAGTTTGGGATGAACTGGTCGGATTACTCTAGATTTGTTGGGGACGTATTCGGAGCACCACTTGCAATCGAAGCGTTACTTGCATTCTTTATGGAATCTACGTTTATCGGACTTTGGATTTTTGGTTGGGACAAACTTAGCAAAAAGCTTCATTTAGCATGTATTTGGCTTGTTTCAATCGGAACAATTATGTCTAGTTTCTGGATTTTAGCAGCGAACTCATTTATGCAACATCCGGTTGGTTTTGAATTTAAGAACGGCCGCGCGGAAATGAATGACTTCTTGCAACTTATTACTAATGGACAACTACTTGTGGAGTTCCCGCACGTTATATTCGGGGCATTTGCCACTGGGGCCTTTTTCATTGCCGGTGTCAGTGCGTATAAGATGCTCAAAAAACAAGATGTCGCCTTCTTTAAACGATCATTCCAAATTGCTATGGTCATGGCGGTAATCGGTGGCTTTGGTGTGGCTTTCAGTGGTCACTCGCAAGCACAATACTTGGTTAAAACACAACCAATGAAAATGGCAGCAACGGAAGGGATATGGGAAGATACAGCTGACCCAGCTCCGTGGACGATGATTGCCAAGATCAACCCAGAAGAGAAGAAAAACGAATGGGAAGTCAATGTCCCGTACGCGCTAAGTTTCTTATCTTACGGAACATTAACTGGTAGCGTGGAAGGTATGAACACGCTGCAAAAACAATATGAAGAAAAATATGGTGAAGGTGACTACATCCCACCAGTTAAAACAGCATTTTGGAGCTTCCGTATCATGGTTGGCGCTGGTATGTTAATGATTTTATTCGCATTAATTGGTATCGTGCTTGCTTGGAAGAAAAAACTCGTTAATGCAAAATGGTATTTACGTTTCATGATTCCAATGATTGGCTTCCCGTTCCTGGCGAACTCCATGGGTTGGATTATGACAGAAATAGGGCGACAACCATGGGTAGTTTTCGGTTACATGAAAACTGCTGATGCCGTATCGCCAAACGTTTCATCAGGACAAATTTTGTTCTCGATAATTGCGTTCTCGACAATTTATACGATTTTAGCCATTCTGTTGGTTTACTTGTTTATACGTGAAATTAAAAAAGGACCAGACGGACACAAACCAGAAAAAGCAGAGATTTCCGTAGATCCGTTTGATAAGGGGGATGAAAGCTTTGTCACTAAATGA
- the cydB gene encoding cytochrome d ubiquinol oxidase subunit II, protein MSLNELWFLLIAILFIGFFFLEGFDFGVGMSTRFMARNALERRVLVNTIGPFWDANEVWLLTAGGAIFAAFPNWYATMFSGYYIPLVFLLLALIGRGVSFEFRGQKDSPLWIKTWDWVIFFGSILPPFLFGVLFASLIQGMPINSDMDMYAGFFDYITVFSVWGGVTITLMCLLHGLLFITLRTEEDIQDRARRMAKRVWFITVPALLIFVVLAYFNTDMFQVRPVLVPLMIGIVVVMYLLSALFIWKDRDILAFTFGGLGIVFTIGTIFVSLFPRVMISSINSAFDLTIENAASGQYSLSVMTIVAVTLLPFVLGYQIWSYYVFRKRVSSKEKMTY, encoded by the coding sequence TTGTCACTAAATGAGTTATGGTTTTTATTAATCGCCATCTTGTTCATTGGATTCTTCTTCCTTGAAGGTTTTGACTTTGGTGTTGGGATGTCTACACGATTTATGGCTAGAAATGCACTGGAACGCCGCGTGCTCGTTAATACGATTGGACCGTTCTGGGATGCAAATGAAGTTTGGTTACTAACTGCAGGGGGCGCGATTTTCGCCGCTTTCCCTAACTGGTATGCAACCATGTTTAGTGGTTATTATATTCCGCTAGTCTTCTTATTACTTGCGCTAATTGGCCGTGGTGTTTCTTTTGAATTCCGTGGTCAAAAAGATTCACCGCTTTGGATAAAAACATGGGATTGGGTTATTTTCTTCGGTAGTATTTTACCGCCATTCCTATTTGGTGTATTATTTGCTAGCTTGATTCAAGGTATGCCGATTAACAGTGATATGGACATGTACGCTGGATTCTTTGATTACATTACCGTATTCTCCGTATGGGGTGGCGTGACGATTACGCTTATGTGCCTACTTCACGGATTACTATTTATTACTTTACGTACAGAAGAAGATATTCAAGATCGTGCTCGTCGTATGGCGAAACGTGTTTGGTTTATTACTGTACCAGCATTATTAATCTTTGTTGTACTTGCTTACTTCAATACAGATATGTTCCAAGTTAGACCAGTACTTGTACCACTAATGATTGGAATTGTTGTCGTAATGTACTTGTTATCTGCTCTTTTCATCTGGAAAGATCGCGATATTTTGGCATTTACATTCGGCGGACTTGGAATTGTTTTCACGATTGGTACGATTTTCGTGTCACTATTCCCACGTGTAATGATCAGTTCTATCAACAGTGCGTTTGATTTAACTATAGAAAATGCAGCTTCCGGACAATATTCGCTTAGTGTGATGACGATAGTTGCCGTTACGCTACTGCCGTTTGTTCTTGGTTACCAAATTTGGAGCTACTATGTTTTCCGTAAGCGCGTTTCTAGTAAGGAGAAAATGACGTATTAA
- the cydD gene encoding thiol reductant ABC exporter subunit CydD — translation MGKDLRNYKGIKKIMAILAVFTLVQGAAIIVMAITLARAITDLFHEHPFQSVTIQIGLFAGAYFLRHFLNVWKKQIVYRYAAKLAKTMREELLDSLFALGPRFARAEGTGKVVTMVMEGVADFRNYLELFLPKMMNMAIIPAMIWVYIAFQDWTSAFILMITLPILIVFMIILGLAAKKQADSQFETYRVLSNHFVDSLKGLETLRYLGLSHDHEGKIASVSSRYRKATMKTLRVAFMSSFALDFFTMLSIALVALFLGLGLIDGNMNLPIALSVLILAPEYFLPVREVGSDYHATLDGQEAGRVIQGIIDQAKAEKPETNALPLTTFAENTEFSFENITVKHGADDADSLHEANFTVKGFEKIGIIGATGAGKSTLIDVLSGFLPPTSGDFRWNGESGVSLASSDWQTQVTYIPQHPYLFHDTIAGNIRFYHPNSTDEEMKKAAESAGLNKLVAGLEDGYETLVGEAGRMLSGGQEQRVALARAFLTDRPIVLMDEPTAHLDIETEYELKKPMLDLFENRLVFFATHRLHWMLEMDRIIVLDHGAVVETGTHEELLSRKGFYYNLVKAQLEEV, via the coding sequence ATGGGAAAAGATTTAAGGAACTACAAAGGAATTAAAAAAATAATGGCGATTCTCGCAGTTTTCACGCTAGTTCAAGGTGCTGCGATTATCGTGATGGCGATAACTTTGGCTCGTGCAATTACTGACTTATTTCACGAGCATCCATTTCAATCAGTCACAATACAAATAGGTCTCTTCGCGGGGGCCTATTTCTTGCGTCACTTTTTGAACGTATGGAAAAAACAAATCGTTTACCGTTACGCTGCAAAACTTGCGAAAACGATGCGGGAAGAGTTGCTTGATAGTTTATTCGCGCTTGGACCGCGTTTTGCTCGTGCGGAAGGTACTGGGAAAGTGGTCACAATGGTTATGGAAGGTGTGGCGGATTTCCGAAATTATTTGGAACTGTTTTTACCTAAAATGATGAATATGGCAATTATTCCAGCAATGATTTGGGTGTATATTGCTTTTCAGGACTGGACTTCTGCTTTTATTTTGATGATTACTTTGCCGATTTTAATTGTATTTATGATTATTCTAGGATTAGCTGCAAAAAAACAAGCAGATTCTCAATTTGAAACGTATCGCGTGCTCTCTAACCACTTTGTAGATTCGTTGAAGGGTCTAGAAACGTTGCGGTATTTGGGGCTTAGTCACGACCATGAAGGGAAAATTGCTTCGGTTAGTTCGCGTTATCGTAAAGCTACGATGAAAACGTTGCGTGTGGCATTTATGTCGTCATTCGCGCTAGATTTCTTTACGATGCTATCGATTGCGCTCGTTGCGCTGTTCCTAGGTCTTGGTCTCATTGACGGTAATATGAATTTGCCAATCGCGCTTAGTGTCCTAATCCTTGCGCCAGAATACTTTTTACCAGTTCGTGAAGTTGGCTCGGATTATCATGCCACACTTGATGGTCAAGAGGCGGGTCGCGTTATTCAAGGAATTATTGACCAAGCCAAAGCAGAAAAACCGGAAACGAATGCACTACCTTTAACAACTTTTGCTGAAAATACGGAATTCTCGTTTGAAAATATTACCGTGAAACATGGCGCAGATGATGCAGATTCGCTTCATGAAGCCAATTTTACGGTAAAAGGATTTGAAAAAATTGGGATTATTGGTGCGACGGGTGCTGGGAAATCCACCTTGATTGACGTTTTGAGTGGCTTTTTGCCCCCGACTTCTGGAGATTTTCGTTGGAATGGGGAAAGTGGTGTTTCGCTTGCTTCGAGTGATTGGCAAACCCAAGTCACTTATATTCCGCAACATCCATACCTTTTCCACGATACAATTGCTGGAAATATTCGCTTTTATCATCCTAACTCTACAGACGAGGAAATGAAAAAAGCAGCAGAATCTGCCGGTTTAAATAAGCTTGTAGCGGGACTGGAAGATGGTTATGAAACGCTTGTCGGAGAAGCTGGGCGGATGCTTAGTGGCGGACAAGAACAACGTGTCGCACTGGCTCGTGCATTTTTAACGGATCGTCCAATTGTGTTAATGGATGAACCAACAGCGCACTTAGATATTGAAACGGAATATGAGTTAAAAAAACCAATGCTAGATTTATTTGAAAATCGATTAGTCTTTTTCGCGACGCATCGCTTGCACTGGATGCTCGAAATGGACCGAATTATCGTTTTAGATCACGGGGCTGTGGTCGAAACTGGAACACACGAAGAACTACTTTCGCGTAAAGGTTTCTATTACAATTTAGTCAAAGCCCAATTGGAGGAAGTATGA
- the tadA gene encoding tRNA adenosine(34) deaminase TadA: MERAFFMQQALEEAEKAREIGEVPIGAVVVLDGEIIGRAHNLRETSQNAVTHAELLAIQDACKHQNSWRLSGAELYVTLEPCPMCSGAILLSRIEKVYYGAKDPKAGTAGSLMNLLQDDRFNHTCEVEAGLMEKESSEMLKSFFQDLRKRNKLNRS; this comes from the coding sequence ATGGAACGAGCTTTCTTTATGCAACAAGCGCTTGAAGAAGCCGAGAAAGCACGAGAAATTGGGGAAGTTCCAATTGGTGCAGTCGTTGTTTTAGATGGAGAAATTATTGGGCGGGCGCATAATTTGCGTGAAACGAGCCAAAACGCAGTGACCCATGCGGAGTTGCTTGCGATTCAAGATGCGTGTAAACATCAGAATTCATGGCGACTTAGCGGTGCAGAACTGTATGTCACGCTAGAACCATGTCCGATGTGTAGCGGTGCTATTTTACTTTCGCGGATTGAAAAAGTTTATTACGGAGCCAAAGATCCAAAAGCGGGAACAGCGGGATCGTTAATGAATTTACTCCAAGATGACCGATTTAATCATACGTGTGAAGTAGAAGCAGGATTAATGGAAAAAGAAAGCAGCGAAATGTTAAAAAGTTTTTTCCAAGATCTACGAAAACGGAATAAATTGAATAGGTCTTAA